One part of the Nocardioides zeae genome encodes these proteins:
- the thiC gene encoding phosphomethylpyrimidine synthase ThiC, translating into MTSQPVHPAHSRVLVDGPPGPDGTSVQVPVTRVALTNGETFDRYTTAGPGSDPEVGLPPLRATWIVERGDTEEYAGRAARLSDDGRAAVRRGEASAAWRGERRTPRRAVPGRRVTQLHYARAGVVTPEMRYVAARENCDVELVRSEVAAGRAIIPLNVNHPEAEPMVIGRRFLVKVNANIGNSAVTSSIAEEVDKLTHAVTWGADTVMDLSTGDDIHTTREWILRNAPVPIGTVPIYQALEKVDGEADRLSWEVFRDTVVEQCEQGVDYMTIHAGVLLRHVPLTAERVTGIVSRGGSIMAGWCLAHHRENFLFEHYDELCAILAAYDVSISLGDGLRPGSVADANDAAQLAELRTLADLTVRAWEHDVQVMVEGPGHVPLDLVEENVRLQQEWCHGAPFYTLGPLATDVAPGYDHITSAIGAATIAMHGTAMLCYVTPKEHLGLPDRDDVKTGVITYKLSAHAADVAKGHPGARAWDDALSKARFEFRWRDQFALSLDPVTAEAFHDETLPAEAAKTAHFCSMCGPKFCSMRISQDVRDRFGAGGGEAAEEAAEEAAAGMRAKAAEFVELGGTVYVDGAVGAGRAVGGR; encoded by the coding sequence ATGACCAGCCAGCCCGTCCACCCCGCCCACTCCCGCGTGCTCGTCGACGGCCCGCCCGGCCCCGACGGCACCAGCGTGCAGGTGCCCGTCACCCGCGTCGCGCTGACGAACGGCGAGACCTTCGACCGCTACACGACCGCCGGTCCCGGCTCGGACCCCGAGGTCGGCCTGCCGCCGCTGCGCGCGACGTGGATCGTCGAGCGGGGCGACACCGAGGAGTACGCCGGCCGCGCCGCCCGGCTCAGCGACGACGGCCGGGCCGCGGTGCGGCGCGGAGAGGCGAGCGCGGCGTGGCGCGGCGAGCGGCGCACGCCGCGGCGTGCAGTCCCGGGGCGTCGGGTCACCCAGCTGCACTACGCACGGGCGGGTGTCGTGACCCCGGAGATGCGGTACGTCGCGGCGCGCGAGAACTGCGACGTGGAGCTCGTGCGGAGCGAGGTGGCCGCCGGGCGCGCGATCATCCCGCTCAACGTCAATCACCCCGAGGCCGAGCCCATGGTCATCGGGCGGCGCTTCCTCGTGAAGGTCAACGCCAACATCGGCAACTCGGCGGTCACCAGCTCGATCGCCGAGGAGGTCGACAAGCTCACGCACGCCGTGACATGGGGCGCCGACACCGTCATGGACCTCTCGACGGGCGACGACATCCACACGACGCGCGAGTGGATCCTGCGCAACGCGCCGGTCCCGATCGGGACCGTCCCGATCTACCAGGCGCTCGAGAAGGTCGACGGCGAGGCCGACCGGCTGTCGTGGGAGGTGTTCCGCGACACCGTCGTCGAGCAGTGCGAGCAGGGCGTCGACTACATGACCATCCACGCGGGCGTGCTCCTGCGCCACGTGCCGCTCACCGCCGAGCGCGTCACGGGGATCGTGTCGCGCGGCGGGTCGATCATGGCGGGCTGGTGCCTCGCGCACCACCGCGAGAACTTCCTCTTCGAGCACTACGACGAGCTGTGCGCGATCCTCGCGGCGTACGACGTCAGCATCAGCCTCGGCGACGGCCTGCGGCCGGGGTCGGTGGCCGACGCGAACGACGCCGCGCAGCTCGCCGAGCTGCGCACCCTCGCCGACCTGACGGTGCGCGCGTGGGAGCACGACGTGCAGGTCATGGTCGAGGGGCCCGGCCACGTGCCGCTCGACCTGGTCGAGGAGAACGTGCGGCTGCAGCAGGAGTGGTGCCACGGCGCGCCGTTCTACACGCTGGGGCCTTTGGCGACGGACGTCGCGCCGGGCTACGACCACATCACCTCGGCCATCGGCGCGGCGACGATCGCGATGCACGGGACCGCGATGCTCTGCTACGTGACGCCGAAGGAGCACCTCGGGCTCCCGGACCGCGACGACGTCAAGACGGGCGTCATCACCTACAAGCTGAGCGCCCACGCGGCCGACGTCGCGAAGGGGCACCCCGGGGCGCGCGCGTGGGACGACGCGCTGTCGAAGGCGCGGTTCGAGTTCCGGTGGCGCGACCAGTTCGCGCTGTCGCTCGACCCCGTGACCGCCGAGGCGTTCCACGACGAGACGCTGCCGGCCGAGGCGGCGAAGACGGCGCACTTCTGCTCGATGTGCGGCCCCAAGTTCTGCTCGATGCGGATCAGCCAGGACGTGCGCGACCGGTTCGGGGCGGGCGGCGGGGAGGCCGCCGAGGAGGCCGCTGAGGAGGCCGCCGCGGGCATGCGCGCCAAGGCGGCGGAGTTCGTCGAGCTCGGCGGCACGGTGTACGTCGACGGTGCGGTCGGCGCCGGCCGTGCGGTCGGGGGTCGGTGA
- the thiD gene encoding bifunctional hydroxymethylpyrimidine kinase/phosphomethylpyrimidine kinase has product MSASRHVSATGTPPVVLSVAGTDSGGAAGTAADLTTFAALGVHGACVVTAVTAQDTTAVHAVHPVPPAVVAAQVDAVLGDLPLAAVKTGMLGSPAVVALVAELLAGSPSRPLVVDPVLVATSGAVLGDAAVVAAYVSSLLPVATVVTPNVDEARALLARPSDDRTPARDLAGELALLGAAVLLTGGPDPRHDEHARCCTDWLALPGAEPRALRHPRVATRNDHGSGCTYASALAAHLARGEGLASAADRAAAYTTHQLVRSAPWRLGRGRGPVAHVQPDPAGEPA; this is encoded by the coding sequence GTGAGCGCGTCCCGGCACGTCTCCGCGACGGGCACGCCGCCCGTCGTGCTCAGCGTGGCCGGCACCGACTCCGGAGGAGCCGCCGGCACCGCCGCCGACCTCACGACGTTCGCGGCGCTCGGCGTGCACGGGGCCTGCGTGGTCACGGCGGTCACGGCCCAGGACACGACGGCCGTCCACGCCGTCCACCCGGTGCCCCCGGCGGTGGTCGCGGCCCAGGTCGACGCCGTGCTCGGCGACCTCCCGCTGGCCGCGGTGAAGACCGGCATGCTCGGCTCGCCCGCGGTCGTCGCACTCGTCGCGGAGCTCCTGGCCGGGTCGCCGTCGCGTCCGCTGGTCGTCGACCCCGTCCTGGTCGCGACGAGCGGCGCGGTGCTGGGCGACGCGGCGGTGGTCGCGGCGTACGTCTCCTCGCTGCTCCCCGTCGCCACCGTCGTCACGCCCAACGTCGACGAGGCGCGGGCGCTCCTCGCCCGCCCCTCCGACGACCGCACGCCCGCGCGGGACCTGGCCGGCGAGCTCGCCCTGCTGGGCGCGGCGGTGCTGCTCACCGGCGGCCCCGATCCGCGCCACGACGAACACGCGCGGTGCTGCACCGACTGGCTCGCGCTGCCCGGCGCGGAGCCGCGCGCCCTGCGCCATCCGCGCGTCGCGACGCGCAACGACCACGGCTCGGGCTGCACCTACGCGTCCGCCCTCGCCGCCCACCTCGCCCGGGGCGAGGGCCTCGCCTCCGCGGCCGACCGCGCCGCGGCGTACACCACCCACCAGCTCGTGCGCTCCGCACCCTGGCGCCTCGGACGGGGCCGCGGCCCCGTCGCCCACGTCCAACCCGACCCGGCAGGAGAACCCGCATGA
- a CDS encoding thiamine phosphate synthase: MSGDLVLLTDRAQLRLGRGLVRTVRECAAAGLRTVVVREHDLALAERAALVARLRDVAGLTVLASRTLVPGAHGVHLAAGQPGTGVGRSCHDLAEVATAVAAGASYVTLSPFAATASKPGYGPALPPATYAAARRLTAGSATRVLALGGIDARTAVAATTAGAHGVAVMGAVMRSADPAAEVAALLAALARPREPRGAAA, translated from the coding sequence GTGAGCGGCGACCTGGTGCTCCTCACCGACCGCGCGCAGCTGCGCCTCGGACGGGGGTTGGTGCGGACCGTCCGCGAGTGCGCGGCCGCGGGGCTGCGCACCGTCGTCGTGCGGGAGCACGACCTCGCCCTCGCCGAGCGCGCCGCCCTCGTCGCGCGCCTCCGCGACGTCGCCGGGCTCACGGTGCTGGCCTCCCGCACGCTGGTGCCGGGCGCCCACGGCGTGCACCTGGCGGCCGGCCAGCCCGGCACCGGCGTCGGCCGTTCCTGCCACGACCTCGCCGAGGTGGCGACCGCCGTGGCGGCCGGCGCCTCCTACGTGACGCTGTCACCGTTCGCGGCGACGGCGAGCAAGCCGGGCTACGGACCGGCCCTCCCGCCGGCGACGTACGCCGCGGCGCGGCGCCTCACCGCCGGCTCGGCCACCCGCGTGCTCGCGCTCGGGGGCATCGACGCCCGCACCGCCGTGGCGGCCACGACGGCCGGTGCCCACGGCGTCGCGGTCATGGGGGCGGTGATGCGGTCGGCGGACCCCGCCGCCGAGGTGGCCGCCCTGCTCGCGGCCCTCGCCCGTCCGCGGGAGCCCCGAGGGGCGGCGGCGTGA
- a CDS encoding thiazole synthase, giving the protein MSDLVVAGTVLSSRLLLGTGGLPHPALLDPVLDAARPGMVTVSVRRTSSRAEAGLLAAIVRRGVPVLPNTAGCRSAREAVLTAELAREALGTDLVKLEVVTDDATLLPDVVELVDAAAQLVGRGFTVLPYTTTDVGVARRLVDVGCAAVMPLGSPIGSGMGVVDPGAVEAVVAAVGGAVPVVLDAGIGAPSDAALALELGCDAVLAASAVTRAADPVAMAGALRLAVEAGRAAWGAGRIPRRTVARASSPTLGRVSA; this is encoded by the coding sequence ATGAGCGACCTCGTCGTCGCCGGGACCGTGCTGTCGTCCCGGCTCCTCCTCGGCACCGGAGGCCTGCCGCACCCGGCCCTCCTCGACCCCGTCCTCGACGCGGCCCGGCCCGGCATGGTGACGGTGAGCGTGCGCCGCACGTCGTCCCGGGCGGAGGCCGGGCTGCTCGCGGCGATCGTGCGCCGCGGCGTACCGGTCCTGCCCAACACCGCCGGCTGCCGCAGCGCGCGGGAGGCGGTGCTCACCGCCGAGCTGGCCCGGGAGGCGCTCGGCACCGACCTGGTGAAGCTCGAGGTCGTCACCGACGACGCGACGCTCCTCCCCGACGTCGTCGAGCTCGTCGACGCCGCCGCCCAGCTCGTGGGCCGCGGGTTCACGGTGCTGCCCTACACGACCACCGACGTCGGGGTCGCGCGGCGGCTCGTCGACGTGGGCTGCGCGGCCGTCATGCCCCTGGGGTCGCCCATCGGCTCGGGGATGGGTGTCGTCGACCCCGGTGCCGTCGAGGCCGTGGTCGCCGCCGTCGGCGGCGCCGTGCCGGTCGTGCTCGACGCCGGCATCGGCGCGCCCAGCGACGCCGCCCTGGCCCTCGAGCTGGGGTGCGACGCCGTGCTCGCGGCCTCCGCGGTGACGCGGGCCGCCGACCCCGTGGCGATGGCCGGCGCGCTGCGCCTGGCGGTCGAGGCGGGCCGGGCGGCGTGGGGCGCGGGGCGGATCCCGCGCCGTACCGTCGCCCGCGCGTCCAGCCCCACCCTCGGGCGGGTGAGCGCGTGA
- the thiS gene encoding sulfur carrier protein ThiS, translating into MPLLALNGEPTPTEATTVAALVAVTVGDPAGHAVALNGVVVRRADHHDTPLADGDVVEIVTAVQGG; encoded by the coding sequence GTGCCCCTGCTCGCGCTCAACGGTGAACCCACCCCCACCGAGGCGACCACCGTCGCCGCCCTCGTCGCCGTCACGGTCGGCGACCCCGCCGGCCACGCCGTCGCGCTCAACGGTGTCGTCGTGCGGCGCGCCGACCACCACGACACCCCGCTGGCCGACGGCGACGTCGTCGAGATCGTGACGGCGGTGCAGGGCGGATGA
- a CDS encoding FAD-dependent oxidoreductase, which translates to MSAQGRSGTRVLVRGAGIVGLAVADELTRRGHVVRVVDPSPGSGASYAAAGMLSPSAEVWWGEEVLLDLGVRSAGEWPAWASRLGVDLHPRGTLLVGHDHGDLQQVERQAALLARLGRAAEPWTAADVRHHEPTVGRVAGGLHLPEDHAVDPRAVVAALLARVPVAATVAATVSDGFRPDVEVVATGAVLPGPWAPLVRGVRGEVLRLRTDDPPTRVLRGWVRGEPVYVVPRGPADRLRPVDACSRTAPAAVEVVVGATSEEHDAPPVVTVGGVARLLDAVRTLLPGLERAELVEATARDRPATPDHLPLVGPAPGHAGPGAPRLLLAAGLFRHGVLLAPLVARLVADQVEHDVPPEPALDPRRLTHLLAPTDRPTDGPTDRPTDRPTDGPTASRTEGDTRAPARAQR; encoded by the coding sequence ATGAGCGCGCAGGGCCGCAGCGGCACGCGCGTCCTCGTGCGCGGCGCCGGCATCGTGGGGCTCGCGGTCGCCGACGAGCTGACCCGGCGCGGTCACGTCGTCCGCGTCGTCGACCCGTCGCCGGGCTCGGGCGCGTCGTACGCCGCCGCCGGCATGCTCAGCCCCTCCGCCGAGGTGTGGTGGGGCGAGGAGGTGCTCCTCGACCTCGGCGTGCGGAGCGCGGGGGAGTGGCCCGCCTGGGCGTCGCGTCTCGGCGTGGACCTCCACCCCCGCGGCACGCTCCTCGTCGGTCACGACCACGGCGACCTCCAGCAGGTCGAGCGCCAGGCGGCGCTCCTCGCGCGTCTCGGCCGGGCCGCCGAGCCGTGGACGGCCGCGGACGTGCGCCACCACGAGCCCACCGTGGGACGGGTGGCCGGCGGTCTCCACCTCCCCGAGGACCACGCCGTCGACCCGCGGGCCGTCGTCGCGGCGCTCCTCGCCCGCGTGCCGGTGGCCGCCACCGTGGCCGCCACGGTGTCCGACGGGTTCCGGCCCGACGTCGAGGTCGTCGCCACCGGCGCCGTCCTGCCCGGGCCGTGGGCGCCCCTGGTGCGGGGGGTGCGCGGCGAGGTGCTGCGCCTGCGCACCGACGACCCGCCGACGCGCGTCCTGCGGGGCTGGGTGCGGGGGGAACCGGTGTACGTCGTGCCGCGCGGCCCCGCGGACCGGCTGCGGCCGGTGGACGCGTGCTCGAGGACCGCGCCCGCCGCGGTGGAGGTGGTCGTGGGAGCGACCTCGGAGGAGCACGACGCACCGCCGGTCGTGACCGTCGGCGGCGTGGCACGCCTGCTCGATGCCGTCCGCACGCTGCTGCCCGGCCTCGAGCGGGCCGAGCTCGTCGAGGCCACCGCCCGTGACCGGCCCGCCACCCCCGACCACCTGCCGCTCGTGGGCCCGGCCCCCGGTCACGCCGGACCGGGAGCCCCCCGCCTGCTCCTCGCCGCCGGGCTGTTCCGCCACGGCGTGCTGCTCGCCCCGCTGGTCGCCCGCCTCGTCGCCGACCAGGTGGAGCACGACGTCCCGCCCGAGCCCGCGCTCGACCCCCGTCGCCTCACGCACCTGCTCGCCCCCACCGACCGGCCCACCGACGGGCCCACCGACCGGCCCACCGACCGGCCCACCGACGGGCCCACCGCATCCCGCACCGAAGGAGACACCCGTGCCCCTGCTCGCGCTCAACGGTGA
- a CDS encoding thiamine phosphate synthase yields the protein MSAVRSGAATGVPRLTIIVAPSDQLELVGDLAALGPTGAVGFQVRAKEATTAELLALTTAVLAATRGAGAPVLVNDRLDVALAAGADGIHLGADDLPVARARAIADRAAPPGFLVGATCRDRDAVVAARAAGADYAGFGPVAATTSKPGLPDPLGVDAVGRAAGVLPLVAIGGIGPDLARGAVAAGAHGVAVIGSVWRQPDPIDAAEALLGAV from the coding sequence GTGTCCGCTGTGCGCAGCGGCGCGGCCACCGGAGTGCCGCGCCTGACCATCATCGTCGCCCCGTCCGACCAGCTCGAGCTCGTCGGCGACCTCGCCGCCCTCGGTCCCACGGGAGCCGTCGGCTTCCAGGTGCGGGCCAAGGAGGCCACCACCGCCGAGCTCCTGGCCCTCACCACCGCCGTGCTGGCGGCCACCCGAGGGGCGGGCGCTCCCGTGCTGGTGAACGACCGGCTCGACGTCGCCCTCGCGGCCGGGGCCGACGGCATCCACCTCGGCGCCGACGACCTACCCGTGGCCCGTGCCCGCGCGATCGCCGACCGCGCCGCCCCGCCCGGCTTCCTCGTCGGGGCCACCTGCCGCGACCGCGACGCCGTGGTGGCGGCACGGGCGGCCGGCGCGGACTACGCCGGCTTCGGCCCGGTCGCCGCCACCACCTCGAAGCCGGGCCTGCCCGACCCGCTCGGCGTCGACGCGGTGGGCCGCGCCGCCGGCGTGCTCCCGCTCGTCGCCATCGGCGGGATCGGCCCGGACCTCGCCCGCGGCGCGGTGGCCGCCGGCGCCCACGGCGTCGCGGTGATCGGCTCCGTGTGGCGACAACCCGACCCCATCGACGCCGCGGAGGCCCTGCTCGGAGCCGTCTGA